The Numida meleagris isolate 19003 breed g44 Domestic line chromosome 10, NumMel1.0, whole genome shotgun sequence genome includes a window with the following:
- the HERPUD1 gene encoding homocysteine-responsive endoplasmic reticulum-resident ubiquitin-like domain member 1 protein isoform X1, whose amino-acid sequence MAEAEELSLSLLVRSPARRHPDLRLRAAPAWSVGRLKAELRRHAPGAPAEEEQKLIYCGKLLLDHQLLHEFLPGQEELHALHLVYNLRTPADAPESSAEVKAAQPKLMTEASQEPAAASSDSVRLRCSPGRQAEAGVRPETPQHPFQAVPPGFSAYTTYSMLQMSWLQQIYARQYYMQYLASTAASTDPSHTRRSQEIPVTPPAPLPDPFPAQNQPGNQNAAPQANVVANQNLRMNAQGGPLMEEEEEGGNRDWLDWLYSATLFYVFVNIVYFYSSVSRFLLVMGGTVLMYLHHVGWFPFRQRRAQPFPDNIPPQAAVNQDQNNNLQQGGNAGGAEEPEALPDAVQVLPELPQANPSLMSTAWLFFKTFFASLLPEGPRLTRN is encoded by the exons ATGGCGGAGGCGGAGGAGTTGTCTCTGTCCCTGTTGGTGCGCAGCCCCGCGCGGCGTCACCCCGACCTGCGGCTCCGCGCCGCGCCCGCCTGGAGCGTAGGGCGCCTGAAGGCCGAGCTGCGCCGCCATGCCCCCGGGGCGCCG GCTGAGGAGGAGCAGAAGTTGATCTACTGCGGGAAGCTGCTGTTGGACCATCAGTTACTGCACGAGTTCCTGCCCGGG caggaggagctgcatgCTCTGCACCTGGTCTACAACCTGAGGACTCCTGCAGATGCACCAGAGAGCAGTGCAGAG GTTAAAGCTGCTCAGCCGAAGCTGATGACAGAAGCTAGTCAAGaaccagctgctgcttcctcagaTAGTGTGAGGCTGAGGTGCTCTCCTGGTCGTCAGGCAGAAGCAGGTGTCAG GCCCGAAACACCTCAGCATCCTTTCCAAGCTGTGCCTCCAGGGTTTTCTGCTTACACAACCTACAGCATGCTTCAGATGTCCTGGCTTCAACAGATCTATGCAAGGCAATACTACATGCAATA CTTGGCTTCTACTGCTGCATCTACTGACCCATCCCACACACGGCGTTCTCAGGAGATCCCAGtgacacccccagctcctctccctgACCCATTTCCTGCACAAAACCAACCTGGGAACCAGAATGCTGCTCCGCAAGCTAATGTGGTGGCCAACCAGAACCTAAGGATGAATGCCCAGGGGGGTCCCCTcatggaggaagaggaggagggtgGCAATCGAGATTGGCTGGACTGGCTCTACTCTGCGACgctgttttatgtttttgtcaACATTGTCTATTTCTACTCCAGTGTCAGCAGATTCCTCCTGGTTATGGGTGGCACTGTTCTGATGTATCT GCACCATGTTGGATGGTTCCCTTTCAGACAACGACGAGCTCAGCCTTTCCCAGATAACATTCCTCCTCAAGCTGCTGTCAACCAGGACCAGAACAATAACTTGCAG cagGGAGGGAACGCAGGTGGAGCAGAGGAACCCGAGGCCCTTCCTGATGCGGTACAAGTTCTGCCAGAGCTGCCCCAGGCCAACCCATCCcttatgagcacagcatggctGTTTTTCAAGACTTTCTTTGCATCCCTCCTTCCAGAAGGGCCTAGGCTGACCCGCAACTGA
- the HERPUD1 gene encoding homocysteine-responsive endoplasmic reticulum-resident ubiquitin-like domain member 1 protein isoform X2 — MAEAEELSLSLLVRSPARRHPDLRLRAAPAWSVGRLKAELRRHAPGAPAEEEQKLIYCGKLLLDHQLLHEFLPGEELHALHLVYNLRTPADAPESSAEVKAAQPKLMTEASQEPAAASSDSVRLRCSPGRQAEAGVRPETPQHPFQAVPPGFSAYTTYSMLQMSWLQQIYARQYYMQYLASTAASTDPSHTRRSQEIPVTPPAPLPDPFPAQNQPGNQNAAPQANVVANQNLRMNAQGGPLMEEEEEGGNRDWLDWLYSATLFYVFVNIVYFYSSVSRFLLVMGGTVLMYLHHVGWFPFRQRRAQPFPDNIPPQAAVNQDQNNNLQQGGNAGGAEEPEALPDAVQVLPELPQANPSLMSTAWLFFKTFFASLLPEGPRLTRN, encoded by the exons ATGGCGGAGGCGGAGGAGTTGTCTCTGTCCCTGTTGGTGCGCAGCCCCGCGCGGCGTCACCCCGACCTGCGGCTCCGCGCCGCGCCCGCCTGGAGCGTAGGGCGCCTGAAGGCCGAGCTGCGCCGCCATGCCCCCGGGGCGCCG GCTGAGGAGGAGCAGAAGTTGATCTACTGCGGGAAGCTGCTGTTGGACCATCAGTTACTGCACGAGTTCCTGCCCGGG gaggagctgcatgCTCTGCACCTGGTCTACAACCTGAGGACTCCTGCAGATGCACCAGAGAGCAGTGCAGAG GTTAAAGCTGCTCAGCCGAAGCTGATGACAGAAGCTAGTCAAGaaccagctgctgcttcctcagaTAGTGTGAGGCTGAGGTGCTCTCCTGGTCGTCAGGCAGAAGCAGGTGTCAG GCCCGAAACACCTCAGCATCCTTTCCAAGCTGTGCCTCCAGGGTTTTCTGCTTACACAACCTACAGCATGCTTCAGATGTCCTGGCTTCAACAGATCTATGCAAGGCAATACTACATGCAATA CTTGGCTTCTACTGCTGCATCTACTGACCCATCCCACACACGGCGTTCTCAGGAGATCCCAGtgacacccccagctcctctccctgACCCATTTCCTGCACAAAACCAACCTGGGAACCAGAATGCTGCTCCGCAAGCTAATGTGGTGGCCAACCAGAACCTAAGGATGAATGCCCAGGGGGGTCCCCTcatggaggaagaggaggagggtgGCAATCGAGATTGGCTGGACTGGCTCTACTCTGCGACgctgttttatgtttttgtcaACATTGTCTATTTCTACTCCAGTGTCAGCAGATTCCTCCTGGTTATGGGTGGCACTGTTCTGATGTATCT GCACCATGTTGGATGGTTCCCTTTCAGACAACGACGAGCTCAGCCTTTCCCAGATAACATTCCTCCTCAAGCTGCTGTCAACCAGGACCAGAACAATAACTTGCAG cagGGAGGGAACGCAGGTGGAGCAGAGGAACCCGAGGCCCTTCCTGATGCGGTACAAGTTCTGCCAGAGCTGCCCCAGGCCAACCCATCCcttatgagcacagcatggctGTTTTTCAAGACTTTCTTTGCATCCCTCCTTCCAGAAGGGCCTAGGCTGACCCGCAACTGA
- the CETP gene encoding cholesteryl ester transfer protein, which yields MLWASGMRLGTARILLMLIHAAAACEFGPVPYRVTGIVCRMTKPAALLLNQETAQLIQTAFKSAKFPNITGERSIRLLGTVAYTLANIQVSDLSIEQSEVELKENDAIDISIKNVTAFFRGTLTYGYAGAWFLQLFHSVDFEIESSIDLQINIKLLCQEEHVAADASDCYLSFHKLTLHLQGDKEPGWLKQLFTDFISFTLKFVLKREVCKEINFLAQVMANFVHEIAENFVRDEAIGLDISLASDPLIKANYLESHHKGLVLYKNYSDVLSDSVFSPSLLSESRMLYFWVSEHILNSLASAAFLDGRLVLTIRGEKLQALFEFEDTEAQQKAVHLIFQDNSYNDSVAKVWSLALPEISVQPEGTVVKSLVAVEISIFPPGEEPLTVLYMEKEITVTIQAAYAEKKLIFHPLDSRIEFQVFNCTADPSGNDQSIRNFLHKMISAVGIPEVISEIEPALTSLMNSKGLHLFEIKNPEIVTRKGYLIVQLDFSFPNHMLLNFLKKTF from the exons ATGCTCTGGGCTAGCGGGATGAGGCTGGGGACCGCCAGGATCTTGCTGATGCTCatccatgcagcagcagcctgcgAGTTCGGGCCAGTCCCATACAGAGTCACTGGGATCGTCTGCAGGATGACCAAGCCCGCGGCGTTGCTAT TGAACCAGGAGACAGCACAGCTCATTCAAACGGCGTTCAAGAGTGCCAAATTCCCAAACATCACAGGGGAAAGGTCCATTCGGCTGCTGGGCACAGTGGCTTACACGCTGGCCAA CATACAGGTCAGCGACTTGTCCATAGAGCAGAGTGAGGTGGAGCTCAAGGAGAATGATGCCATCGATATTTCCATCAAAAACGTGACGGCCTTCTTCAGAGGGACCCTGACTTATGGCTACGCAGGGGCCTGGTT CCTGCAGCTCTTTCACTCGGTTGATTTTGAAATTGAGTCTTCCATCGACCTCCAGATAAACATAAAACTGT TGTGCCAGGAGGAGCATGTGGCTGCCGACGCCTCAGACTGCTACCTGTCCTTCCACAAGCTGACGCTGCACCTCCAAGGAGACAAGGA GCCGGGCTGGCTGAAGCAGCTCTTCACGGATTTCATCTCCTTCACCTTGAAGTTTGTGCTCAAGAGAGAG GTGTGCAAAGAAATAAACTTCCTTGCCCAGGTGATGGCCAATTTTGTCCATGAAATAGCAG AAAATTTTGTCCGAGACGAGGCTATTGGACTTGATATCTCCCTTGCGTCAGATCCTTTGATTAAAGCAAATTACCTAGAATCACACCACAAG GGCCTCGTCCTCTACAAGAACTACTCTGACGTCCTCAGTgactctgttttctctccatcGCTGCTGTCTGAATCCCGAATGCTGTACTTCTGGGTGTCCGAACACATCCTCAACTCCCTGGCTTCGGCAGCTTTCCTAGATGGGCGCCTGGTGCTGACCATCAGAGGGGAGAAGCTGCAG gcGCTGTTTGAATTTGAAGACACAGAAGCGCAACAGAAGGCAGTGCATTTG ATTTTCCAAGACAACTCCTACAATGACTCTGTGGCCAAGGTGTGGAGTCTTGCCCTTCCAGAAATCTCCGTCCAGCCCGAAGGGACAGTTGTAAAGTCACTGGTAGCAGTGGAGATCAGCATCTTTCCCCCGGGAGAAGAGCCCTTGACAGTTCTGTACATGGAGAAG GAAATCACAGTCACTATCCAAGCTGCCTACGCAGAAAAGAAACTCATTTTTCACCCTTTGGATTCCAG gATAGAGTTTCAAGTCTTTAACTGCACAGCTGATCCAAGTGGA AATGACCAGTCCATACGAAACTTCCTGCACAAGATGATCTCAGCTGTTGGGATCCCAGAAGTGATTTCAG AGATCGAGCCAGCTTTAACCTCACTGATGAACAGCAAAGGGCTTCATTTATTTGAGATTAAAAATCCTGAGATCGTCACAAGAAAG GGATACCTAATTGTACAACTTGACTTTAGCTTCCCAAATCACATGCTGCTTAACTTTCTCAAGAAAACGTTTTAG